The DNA window CATCGTCGCCGAGAACACAACGGTTCGACCGGCCGTCATGACCGACCTGCGCACCGCCTGCTGCGTCGAGTACCCGTCACCGAGTTCCTCGCGGAACCTCGAGACGATGAAGAGCCCGTAGTCGATTGCCAAGCCGAGCCCGACGAGCGAAACGACCGGTGCCACGAAGCTGTTGACTTCGGTGAAGTTGGTGAAGACCTTGACGATTCCGTTGGCGCCTACGACAGTCAGGCCACCGACGATCAACGGGAGCGCGGCCGCGACCACACCGCCGAAGATGAAGAACAGCAGGATTGCGACGGCCGGAATGGCCAGCAGTTCCATGCGCTGAATGTCGCCGGCCATCGTCGACTGCAGGGCTCCTGCGACAGCCTGCAGACCGGTCACCTGCACGTCGACACCATCGATGTAGAAGACGTCCTTGACGGCCTGGAAGTTGTTGGTCAGCTCGGTGTCGTTGGCACCCACGATGGCGATGCTGGCGATGGCGTGCGTACGGTCCACCGTCGCCAGTGCGGGTGCACTGACCACGCCGTCGACCTTGAAGTAGGTGCCGTTGATCTTCTCGATCTGATCGGGGTTGTCGGAGACGAGTGAATTGAGACTGTCGGTGACCTTGGCGTTGAACTCGGGATCGTCGACCGTCTCACCCTCGGGTGCGGTGTACAGGACGATCACGTCGCCCTGTTTGTCACGCCCGAACGCCTGGTCGGCCAGACGCGCAGCCTCCACCGACTCGGAACCGGGGTCGTCCCAGCCGCTCTGGCTCAGATGGTCGCTGAGGTCGAGTCCGTACGCCGCGAAGCCCAGAAGGCCGGCCACCATTACTCCGATGACCGTGAACCGCAAGCGGTAGACGAGATCTCCCCATCTGGCGAACACTACGAAACTCCTTGGCGCCCGACGAGCAGGGCGGACAGTGGGCGGAACGGCTGCAACCATGCGCCCTCGTCCGGCAGTGAATCCAGACTGACCCGCGGCAAAGGTTCACGGAAGACGCCGGGGATGTCCTCCAGATCGAGGAACGTCAGCGTCTCCGACGTGACTGCCCAGCTCGCATGCTCTCGAAATCCGAGCACGTGAACGGGCACGCCGGTTGCAGCAATGCTTTCCAGCGGCTCGCGGAACGCCTGACCGTCCGCGGACGCGACCATGACGCCTGCAAGCCCGCCACCGTGATTGCGCAGTTCGATGTGGTCGAGCATGTCGGCGTCGACGTCACTGTCCTCGTCGACCTTCGGTTTCGCGAATACCGCGAAGCCCACGTTACGCAAGGCCTCTACCCACGGTCGAACTACATCGGCGCTACCTGGGGCGATGTTGGTGAAGACCGTCGCCTCGGGTTCGAGTGTCGACGACTCCGTAACCGAGAGTTCAGCGGTGCGTTGAAGCAACCATCGGCCCAGCGCATCGAATCGGGGGCGATACGCAGCCGTCGGTCGACCCCCCAGGATCGCGCCGAGGCCCATGTCGAGATTCGGTGCGTCCCAGACCAGTAGCACGCGCTTGGTGTGACGAGAATCACCCGTGTCGATGTGAGGAAGGGGCGCAACCGTGGCCTCGGGTAGCTCTTCGTTGAAGCTCATCGTGGACTCTTTCCCCATACGAGCTCCGTCACCGAGCTGCCTACAAGTTGGGCTTTGCCCTCGAACTTGGTGACGGGCCGCTCGTGTGTCATCGGAGATTTCCAGTCGAGAACGGTCAATCCGGGCTCAGCGTTCCCTGCTTCGGCAATCCACTCTGCGTATTCCGCGTGGTCGGTGGCCACGTGCAGAACCCCGCCGGGTGCGAGTCGATCTGCGATCATCGCGAACGTCGGTCCCTGCAGCAGTCTGCGCTTGTGGTGACGCACCTTCGGCCACGGGTCCGGAAAGAACACGCGGACGCCCGTCAGGGACTCGGAGGTCAGCATGTTCTCCAGTACATCCATCGCGTCGCCGCGCAGCAAGCGGATGTTGTCGATACCTTCGCGCTCGATCTGCTGCAACGTCTGCGCGAGACCGGGCCGATAGACCTCGACGGCCATCAGATTGACGTGCGGCTCGGCCTTGGCCATCGACGTCGTGGCCGTGCCGGTACCGGATCCGATCTCCAGAACGGTCGGCGCCGTCCGGCCGAACCAGGCGTCGACGTCGATACGGTCGTCGGCGACGTCGCGCCCGATGCGGGGCCACAGAGAGTCCCACGTCTGTTGCTGGGCATCGGTCAGCGCGCCTCGCCTCGACCGGAAGCTGGTCACGCGCGGGTAGAGCCGCGAGCCTCGATCGGCGCCCTGCTCAGGCTCGGCGCCCTGCTCAGGCTCGACGCCTTGGGCGTCGTCAGGTGCCGAATCGAGGTGTTGGGTGCTGCTCCGTGCGTCGTTCACTCACCCATTGTCGCGCATCGGGCGAGTGTGTGACAGGTGGGTCTCGAGTTGAAGTTGAGACTTCTGATGTCTACGCAGGCCAGCTGCCTTCTCTCCGGCCTTCTGTCGGTCATCTGTGCCAGAATTGCGCAGCGCGACGGGTGGGGACCGGTCGAAAAGGATCTACAACGATCTAGGGGTGGGGAATCGCGTGAACGACGAGGCGAACAATGGCGTGTCTTCGGCGATCGTTCGGGGGCTAGCGGAGCACGGCACCGCTCTCGGACGCGCAATCGGCGATGCTGCGGACCGGTGTTTCTCGGCGGTTCGAGTGCAGGTGTCCGGACGCACGGGAGTAGGGAAGTCCTCGGTACGGACGGTGCTCACCGCGCATCACGACCTACGGATCGACGGCGTCGACATCGTGGAAGCCGCATCGATCGATGTTCCATGGTCTCCGGATCCCGTCCTCGACGGTGATGTGTTGGTTCACGTGTTGGCCAGCGGAGCTCATCAAGCGGACATCGATGCCGTGGCGCCGGCAACCGAAGTCGTGTTCGTACTCGCCAAAGCAGACACGATCGATCACCTCGACACAGTGATCGAGAGACTGTCGGCCGTGGTCGGCGCACCGGTGTATCCGCTCATGGCGACCATCGCAGCGAGCGTCATGCGGGGGCTCCCGTCCTCGTTCGGGTTGCTGCGACCGGCCGCGAATGCCGTCACCACGGATATGTTGCTGACGCCCGAACGCTTCGTCAGAGCAACACTTCAGATGCCGAGGCAGGCGCGAGTGGAACTCCTCGAACAGGTCGAGACCTGCGGAGTGCGAATCGCGGTCGACACGCTCACGGTCAATCCCGATACCGATGATGCAACGCTGCGGCTGCTGCTGGCAGAGAGAAGTGGGGTCGACGCTGTCGCTCGAGCGGTGCGCCGGGCTGTCGACACTGTCCGTATCGATCGCCAGGGGAAATTGCTGCACCGGCTCACCGAACTCGTTGCCCAGCATCCCGACGCGACCGAGCTCGAGCGCTACCTGGGCTCCGACGAGGCTGTCGTCGCGATGATGCGCTCGGCGCTACGCGCGCTCGGCGAGCCGGAAGAAAAGCTCCCCACCCTCAGCACAGCCCAGCACTGGCAGAGCCGATGGCAGAGCACCGACGAGCCGGCTCGAGCACGGGCTGCCCTCGCTGTCACCCGGGGATACCTGCGAATGCGCGAGCGATGATCGACCTCCCCAATGACATGGACAGCGTCGTCAAGCGGTGGTTTCCACCAGGCGTGGATTCCATCGCGTCCGCCCGGGAGGCCGACCCGGTTGGCGTGTTCATCGCCGGGACGAGTGGTTCGGGAGTGTCGTCGATCGAAGCCGAACTCGACCTACTGCCAGGTTCGCGGCTCGAACGCGCCCCCGACGTGGCGTCGGCAGCGGTGGTGCTGTTCGTGCTCGACGCGTCCGCACCTCTCGGGCGGCGAGCGCTGACCGATCTTGCATCGGCGCTCGAATCCACGACGACCGGACTGCTCGTCAACAAGATCGACGTACACCGGGACTGGCGGGATGTGCAGCGGGCCGTGGCAGCGTCCATCGCCGAGTACGTCCCCCGTGCGGTCGATGCGTCCTTCTGGCCGACGTCGGCCACACTCGCGGAGCGCGCTCGTATCGCGGTCGACCCGAGGATGCGCTCGACGTTGTACGAGGAGTCCGGGATCGTCGATGTCCACGGATTCGTCGAGAGCGCCCTCACACAACACCGAGATGTGTTGCGTGAGCGTAAGTACAACGCCGCTGTTCGGGACGCTGCCGCCGGTGCCAGACAGGAAATCCTCGCCAAGGCGCGGGCGGTGACCAGCGTCTCGAACACTGCGGGACTGCGTGCCGAACGCGCACGCCTCGTCGATGTTCGAGACAGGACGCGCGCGGAACGCTCCGCCGCACTGCGCAGCAGAATGCAACTCGCACGCTCCGAGACCATTCATGACATCAACGACGCGACCCGCGGATACGCAGTGTCGGCGAGGGGAGCGATCGAGTCCGCAGGGCGGGCGGGACTGCGGCATCTGCACGTCGAGCTGGCCGATCAGCTCGCACTGGTGGCTTCGAGCGTAGATTCCCGACTAATCGAACGACTGCGTGCTGTCGACATCGAACTCGCGCTGTCAGCGGAACCTCCACCTTCGGGGGCTCTGATCGTCGACCGCGCGGAGCCCACAGTCCGCAGCCGAGGTGTCGAGGACAAGATGATGATCCTTGTCGGCGCTTCGGCTGGTGTGGGGCTGGGGCGCATCGTCATGTCACCGCTGTCGGTGGTTCCGGCACTCGACATCGCTGTGATACCGGTGTCCTTGGTCCTCGGCGCCGTGAGTGCGTGGTGGCTGGTCCGATCTCGAACACTCGTCGCCGACCGAGCGCATCTGCGGACCTGGGTCGCCGATGTGTCCGCCTCGG is part of the Rhodococcus sovatensis genome and encodes:
- a CDS encoding NYN domain-containing protein, translated to MSFNEELPEATVAPLPHIDTGDSRHTKRVLLVWDAPNLDMGLGAILGGRPTAAYRPRFDALGRWLLQRTAELSVTESSTLEPEATVFTNIAPGSADVVRPWVEALRNVGFAVFAKPKVDEDSDVDADMLDHIELRNHGGGLAGVMVASADGQAFREPLESIAATGVPVHVLGFREHASWAVTSETLTFLDLEDIPGVFREPLPRVSLDSLPDEGAWLQPFRPLSALLVGRQGVS
- the trmB gene encoding tRNA (guanosine(46)-N7)-methyltransferase TrmB is translated as MNDARSSTQHLDSAPDDAQGVEPEQGAEPEQGADRGSRLYPRVTSFRSRRGALTDAQQQTWDSLWPRIGRDVADDRIDVDAWFGRTAPTVLEIGSGTGTATTSMAKAEPHVNLMAVEVYRPGLAQTLQQIEREGIDNIRLLRGDAMDVLENMLTSESLTGVRVFFPDPWPKVRHHKRRLLQGPTFAMIADRLAPGGVLHVATDHAEYAEWIAEAGNAEPGLTVLDWKSPMTHERPVTKFEGKAQLVGSSVTELVWGKSPR